In a single window of the Halomicroarcula saliterrae genome:
- a CDS encoding winged helix-turn-helix transcriptional regulator, which yields MDGFDCATDDPRCYCLLSDVLDLLGRKYVMDIVCVVAIHGTVRFGTLEDHVPEASTSTLSTRLDDLEASGLVTREQYDEIPPRVEYELTDDGEELAERLEPVLEWARGRAGRAASGTE from the coding sequence ATGGACGGATTCGACTGTGCGACCGACGACCCACGGTGTTACTGTCTGCTCTCCGACGTGCTGGACCTGCTCGGCCGGAAATACGTGATGGACATCGTCTGTGTGGTGGCCATCCACGGCACCGTCCGCTTTGGCACGCTGGAGGACCACGTCCCCGAGGCGAGCACGTCGACGCTGTCGACGCGGCTCGACGACCTCGAAGCGTCCGGACTGGTCACCAGAGAACAGTACGACGAGATTCCCCCGCGTGTGGAGTACGAACTGACCGACGACGGCGAGGAACTGGCCGAGCGGTTAGAGCCGGTTCTGGAGTGGGCGCGAGGTCGCGCCGGTCGAGCGGCGTCGGGGACCGAGTGA
- the merB gene encoding organomercurial lyase, with the protein MADHHIEPSELGHELALEQFRLPADIATGVGDLYGTAPPDTAAAWVAMLRDRKRGYDGEPPTIEDLCTTDDGAHAFVDGDRSQSYICVLDPLVVPFLADTPGTIRSTTPERGAAVEITVAPDGVDYSHPNAVVSLGVADEVDCDSCPSIEETYKQVCPYIHVFEDEAEYETWAANTEAATTQVPVETGVALASAFAENLFGPAG; encoded by the coding sequence ATGGCAGACCACCACATCGAACCGAGCGAACTCGGTCACGAACTGGCGCTCGAACAGTTCCGGCTCCCGGCGGATATCGCGACGGGAGTTGGCGACCTCTACGGGACGGCCCCGCCCGACACCGCGGCGGCCTGGGTCGCGATGCTCCGCGACCGCAAGCGGGGCTACGACGGCGAACCGCCCACTATCGAGGACCTCTGTACGACCGACGACGGCGCCCACGCCTTCGTCGACGGCGACCGCTCGCAGTCGTACATCTGCGTGCTCGACCCGCTAGTCGTGCCGTTCCTGGCCGACACGCCCGGCACTATCCGCTCGACCACGCCCGAACGCGGGGCGGCGGTGGAGATAACAGTGGCACCCGACGGCGTCGACTACTCCCATCCGAACGCCGTGGTCTCGCTTGGGGTCGCCGACGAGGTCGACTGCGATTCGTGTCCCTCTATCGAAGAGACCTACAAACAGGTGTGTCCGTACATCCACGTCTTCGAGGACGAGGCGGAGTACGAGACGTGGGCGGCGAACACCGAAGCGGCGACGACGCAGGTACCCGTCGAGACGGGCGTCGCCCTCGCCAGTGCGTTCGCCGAGAATCTGTTCGGGCCGGCCGGCTGA
- a CDS encoding diphthine--ammonia ligase: MTDGVWVSLFSGGKDSSWALYRALVNDYPVERLVTVHPEGDSYMYHVPATRLASLAAESIGIPLVEVEPDDFGADDVPDSGEQGDAELEPLEAALRELDAEVGVAGVTAGAVESEYQTSRIEAMAERLEANLFAPLWQEDPRDLADAMLDAGFEIRIIRVAAYGLDESWLGRTLDADALDELEELNEEYGVHILGEGGEFETLVTDGPHMDRRIELDYSTEWDGTRGTLVVEDAWLE; this comes from the coding sequence ATGACTGACGGCGTGTGGGTGTCGCTGTTCTCGGGCGGGAAAGACTCTTCGTGGGCGCTCTACCGCGCACTCGTTAACGATTACCCCGTCGAGCGACTGGTGACGGTCCACCCCGAGGGCGACTCCTACATGTACCACGTCCCGGCGACGCGGCTCGCGAGCCTGGCCGCCGAGAGCATCGGCATCCCGCTCGTGGAGGTCGAACCCGACGACTTCGGCGCCGACGACGTGCCCGACTCCGGCGAACAGGGCGACGCGGAACTCGAACCGCTGGAGGCAGCCCTGCGCGAACTGGACGCCGAGGTCGGCGTGGCCGGCGTCACCGCCGGCGCCGTCGAGAGCGAGTACCAGACCAGCCGTATCGAGGCGATGGCCGAGCGCCTGGAAGCCAACCTCTTTGCCCCGCTGTGGCAGGAGGACCCCCGCGACCTCGCCGACGCCATGCTCGACGCCGGCTTCGAGATTCGCATCATCCGCGTGGCCGCCTACGGACTGGACGAGTCCTGGCTCGGCCGCACCCTCGACGCCGACGCGCTGGACGAACTGGAGGAACTCAACGAGGAGTACGGCGTCCACATCCTCGGCGAGGGTGGTGAGTTCGAGACGCTGGTGACCGACGGACCTCACATGGACCGGCGCATCGAGCTCGACTATTCGACAGAGTGGGACGGGACGCGCGGGACGCTCGTGGTCGAGGACGCGTGGCTGGAGTGA
- a CDS encoding methyltransferase has protein sequence MSEPHSDGTSARNEAEQLKQAQELLDGLWSGQVLHAAVRVGLFDRLDEEPTAAETLAAALQLDPDATYRLLRALSHFGVLAEDDSRRFALTPVGQFFRADHPKSVQPGLMLFQSTEWVTALTHLPDILREGEPDGFVREYDRDIFDYMTDAPEFARAFNEFMTAMSYRQTDTLLGVLAEYDVSRFDRVCDVGGGHGYLLCRLLEQYPELEGTVFDRPSVVAEETEWPRKFGVTDRCTYVGGDMFQSVPEADAYVLKWILHDWSDEACVDVLSTVREAAPADARLFVLEAVVPGPEQSHFSKKLDVAMLAHMGGRERTRSEYAALLDRAGWTLADQWVPPEGPMQVLEARTALAE, from the coding sequence ATGAGCGAACCACACTCCGACGGCACGAGCGCACGCAACGAGGCGGAACAGCTTAAGCAGGCACAGGAACTCCTCGATGGGTTGTGGAGTGGGCAGGTTCTCCACGCGGCTGTCAGGGTCGGACTGTTCGACCGGCTCGACGAGGAACCGACGGCGGCCGAGACACTCGCGGCGGCGCTGCAACTGGACCCGGACGCGACGTATCGCCTGCTCAGGGCACTGAGCCACTTTGGCGTCCTCGCGGAGGACGACAGCCGGCGGTTCGCTCTGACGCCGGTGGGGCAGTTCTTCCGCGCGGACCACCCGAAGTCGGTGCAGCCCGGGCTCATGCTGTTCCAGAGCACGGAGTGGGTCACGGCCCTGACTCACCTGCCCGACATCCTCCGCGAGGGCGAGCCCGACGGGTTCGTCCGCGAGTACGACCGCGACATCTTCGACTACATGACGGACGCCCCGGAGTTCGCGCGGGCGTTCAACGAGTTCATGACGGCGATGTCATACCGGCAGACCGATACCCTGCTCGGGGTGCTGGCGGAGTACGACGTCTCACGGTTCGACCGGGTCTGCGACGTCGGCGGGGGTCACGGCTACCTGCTCTGTCGGCTGCTAGAGCAGTACCCGGAGCTGGAGGGCACCGTCTTCGACCGGCCCAGCGTCGTCGCCGAGGAGACGGAGTGGCCCCGGAAATTTGGGGTCACGGACCGCTGTACGTACGTGGGCGGCGATATGTTCCAGTCGGTTCCCGAGGCCGACGCCTACGTCCTGAAGTGGATTCTCCACGACTGGAGCGACGAGGCGTGCGTGGACGTTCTCTCGACCGTCCGCGAGGCGGCCCCCGCCGACGCCCGGCTGTTCGTCCTCGAAGCGGTCGTTCCCGGGCCGGAGCAGTCACACTTCTCGAAGAAACTGGACGTGGCGATGCTGGCACACATGGGCGGCCGCGAGCGGACACGGTCGGAGTACGCAGCGCTGCTGGACCGTGCTGGCTGGACCCTCGCCGACCAGTGGGTGCCACCGGAGGGCCCGATGCAGGTCCTCGAAGCGAGGACGGCCCTCGCCGAGTGA